The following DNA comes from Cucumis sativus cultivar 9930 chromosome 7, Cucumber_9930_V3, whole genome shotgun sequence.
AATGTAAAGAATCTTGCTCTCCCAAGGCTCTCCTGGTGACCTCAATCTGTGCATTAATTGCATCTTGCAAGCGGCGAAAGTGGCACGAAATTGTTTGGTGTGGGAGTGAAGTGTAGAACTCTGCAGCCCCTCGACCTGCTACCATGTCGAAAGACGACGCTAACATTTGCAGTTGTTGGTAATATTGCTTGTATCTTCGATCCACCTGCAAAACATTTGACAGATACTGAACCGTTAAAGAAACTAATTGGATGTAATCTTCAGCAttgttaaattgaaaaataccaaataacttattcaagaaaacaatCCTCAACAGCAGATGCATGAATAATCGAAACATCTACAATGTCAGCAAGTTTGTATAGGAACCACAGGCACAAAATCATCACGTAAAGAAATGTAACAAACCCATACATTAAGCATAAGCAAATTGTAGAACATCAAGTAACTGTTGGCTTACCTCACCCAACAGAGACAGAAGCTTTgagtttttgttcttcaagtCCTGACGTTCGGAAGGCGATAGATCACTCAACGGATTAGCGATTGATGCCTCCCTTGCATTGCCACACATCTCACCAGTCAGATCATTTGATCCCCCATCATTTTCTCTGCAGGAATCGACACCCAAACCATTGGAAGCTTTCAGTTTCTTAGACTTCAGCTCTTTCAAAGCTTCCCGGATGCTAACCATTTCATCAAGCAACTGTTGTGCAGCTTCAATGTATACCGAATTCAACATCGAATAACCAGAACCCAATGCTACATACATACCATTTTTCACATCAGAAATACAAGGTTTCGGATTCTGCCTCTTCTCCAAGATCGAAGGAGGTGCATTAATGAATGAAGAAACCATAGCAGGGGTCTGATATTGGTGAGGAAATGAAGACATAGACACAACAGAAGGTGAGTGTGTGGAAAGGCTAAGTGAAACACCTTGACATTGGAAATTTGATTCATCTAAAATTCCCACAACTGGTGGAATGAAAGCCATTTCAACATTACTTCTATCTCCCACAGTTTCGACATAATTTGAAGAAACCCCAGAAAGAATCTCTGAATAATCTCTGCAAGAAGGGTCCTGATTCATGAACATCATCAAATTCCCAGAACAAAGAGGCTGTTGTTCTTGGCAAGAAGAACCAAGTTTGTGATCACCTAACATGGAGTCTCTTTGATTACTTAAACCAGGAAAATATGTCATCTGAAAACTCCTCAAAGTTTCATCAGCTGAGAACAACAGACAAACAGAAGCACAGTTCTTAATCTTCCAAAAATCACAAACGCCAACCAAACAGAATGATCAAACAAGAGATTGAATACAAAAAGGGCACGAAGACTGATGAAATAACAAAAGGGGCAACAGAATCAAACAAAACCCACTTATTATTTGAAGAATCAAAGtaatagaacaaaaaaactactaataagaacaaaagaagaagcgTATCATTACCCTGAAAACCCCAATAATGCGATTGTGGTAGTGGGAGGCAACCTTGAAAGCAGAAGAAATCAAAAGGGGgttaagaaaaaggagaaaaaagaaagacccAAATTCCCAAAATGGAGACAAACACTAATCCCAAGAGATTTCAGGGAAAACaccattaaataaataatgaaatcaATAATTACGAAACccccaaataaaaaaagaaccatagtttctcttctcttctcttcctcaTAATTGGAACAACGACTCCAACACCAACTCGACaaaaaagcaataaattattaaaaagacaTTAAAGAAAAGAGGTATATAATAACGAGAAGCGCAACACcaacaactttaaaatatatttttatgaattaaaagtAAGAGAAAAAGTCATCGTCAATCCCAATCATTCAATACCCTTCTTCTCACGTGTGGAAAAAGCTtcttaaaacaaaaggaagaacaagaacaagaacaaagaacaagaagaagaagatggtggCAATGGTGGTTGGTTGCTTAAAAGGATTCTTTCAAACCTTAACCACCAGTTGATAGACCTAAAACCCATTACTTAACCCTTCTTTTGAAGCATAAATTTTACACCAacccttttctctctttctctctttctctctctcttctggTTAAGAGAATAACAGGGGAAATGAATCTAATCAAAACATGAATGATAAATGAGAAGATTGCgtgaaaatgataaatgggtatttcaaaaatgttttcaaaaccaaaaaaataaaaataaaaattaaggttTCTTCTACTGATGGTTACGAATTTGAGATCGATGGTTGGAGGGTCGGTTTCAAGAGAAGGCAAGATCTTGGAAACAAATACATTGAAGAAGCTCCATGCATATAGAATATGAA
Coding sequences within:
- the LOC101222692 gene encoding BEL1-like homeodomain protein 7, translated to MTYFPGLSNQRDSMLGDHKLGSSCQEQQPLCSGNLMMFMNQDPSCRDYSEILSGVSSNYVETVGDRSNVEMAFIPPVVGILDESNFQCQGVSLSLSTHSPSVVSMSSFPHQYQTPAMVSSFINAPPSILEKRQNPKPCISDVKNGMYVALGSGYSMLNSVYIEAAQQLLDEMVSIREALKELKSKKLKASNGLGVDSCRENDGGSNDLTGEMCGNAREASIANPLSDLSPSERQDLKNKNSKLLSLLGEVDRRYKQYYQQLQMLASSFDMVAGRGAAEFYTSLPHQTISCHFRRLQDAINAQIEVTRRALGEQDSLHSGQEGIPRLRFVDQHLRQQRALQHLGVTPHSWRPQRGLPESSVSILRAWLFEHFLHPYPKDSEKLKLARQTGLTRNQVANWFINARVRLWKPMVEEMYKEEFGDSNIDIKSSPENASKASWNNSLFSEDRGGDELHDSTKSVANNGERVLYRQCATDDMINSSNFTMGGGDVSLALELKHCEGDEFGMFGNNNNRMVGSVELEGQDFPCLEPERHHQCRLTSSNMLHDFVV